Genomic segment of Gloeocapsa sp. PCC 7428:
GCGGCAAACTTAGCTTACAATGTTGCGCTGTTAATCTAAAAAATATCGTTGAAGCGGCGATTGATACAATTCGACTTGCAGCAGCAGCAAAAGATATTCAAATTCATACTGCATATGCAGCCACTCGGTCAATTTCTGGGGATGGCGATCGCCTGCAACAAGTCGTTTGGAATTTACTTTCAAATGCGATTAAATTTACTCCTCACGGTGGACGCGTAGAAGTATCGTTAGTAGAACAAGATACGTATGTTGAGCTAAGTATCCGCGATAACGGGCTAGGTATCGATCCAGATTTTCTCCCGCATATCTTTGAACAATTTCGACAAGCGGATAGTAGCAGTAGTCGCAAGCAAGGCGGGCTAGGCTTGGGATTAGCGATCGTCCGTAATTTGGTAGAACTGCACGGCGGCACAATTAGTGCAATAAGTCAAGGAATCGGTACAGGCGCAACTTTTATTGTGCGATTGCCTTTTCACCGCGAGAGCGAAAACGATACACTCAAGATAACACCCGATACGGAATTTCCAACAGAATCAGGGATTACGGGTTTACAAATACTCATTGTTGATGATGAAGCCGATGCGCGCGAATTGCTCAAAATTATGCTAGAGCAGGCAGGCGCAAATGTCACCGCTGTTGGCTCTGTCAGTGATGCTTTAAATATCATTGAACAATTACAACCGGATATTCTATTAAGTGATATTGGGATGCCAGGTGAAGATGGCTACTCTTTAATTCAAAAAACCAAACACCTAAAAACGAAATCTGGCAAACAAATTCCCGCCGCAGCAATTACAGCGTATGCTCGCGTAGAGGATCAAGTGAGAGCATTACAAGCAGGTTTTCAAACACATCTACCCAAACCTATCGATCCAGCACAGTTAATTGCAGTCGTGATAACGCTTGCAAAGAGAGATTTTGGCTAATTTTTCATTATGTGGACAAGACACTGCCTTGCCCTTATTTTACGCGCTGCAATACTTGTGAACGCTTGAAATCTTCTATATTTGCTGTGCCAGTACAAAACAGAACCGTCGTGATTTCGGCGATCAAGACTTCGACTAACTCGTAAAGCGCGGCTTCTGATTCGGCAGCGGCTTGTAAGAAGGGTAATGCTAAACCGGCAATATCGGCACCTAGCGCGATCGCTTTGGCAACATCTAAGCCATGACGCAAACCACCAGACGCAATTAAGGGAATTTCGGGTGCTACCTCTCGAATGCTTGTGATACACTCTGCTGTTGGTAAACCCCAATCGGCAAATGTCATCCCTAGGCGACGCTGTAGGCTATTTTCTGCGCGTTCGCTTTCCACTTTCGCCCAAGAAGTACCGCCTGCACCCGCAACATCAATCGCACTCATTCCCGCATCGATCAATCTTGTCGCCATAGCCGCAGAAATGCCATTCCCGACTTCTTTGGCAATGACTGGCACAGAAATTTTACTACATAATTTCTCTATTTTGTCAAGCAAACCGCGAAAATTTGTATCACCTCTAGCTTGAATGCATTCTTGTAAAGGGTTGAGATGCAAAATCAAAGCGTCAGCTTGCAGTAAGTCAACAACGCGCCGACACTCATCTAATCCATATTTGTAATTGAGTTGTACCGCACCCAGATTAGCAAACAGTAAAATATCTGGCGCATGCGATCGCACCGCGAAAGTTGCAGCAACTTGTGGTTTTTCGAGCGCTACCCGCTGCGAACCAACTCCCATTGCCATATTGTAATGCTGCGCGACTTCGGCAAGCCGACGGTTAATCGTTCCTGCAAATTCTGTACCGCCTGTCATCGACGAAATCAATAGTGGATAGGATAACGATTTGCCTAAAAACTGAGTACGCAAGTTAATTTCATCGCGGTTAATCTCAGGTAAACAGCAATGTATAAAGCGATAGCGTTCTAAGCCATTCGTCGTTTGTGCAAATTGTACATCTTCATCGAGACAAATACGTAAGTGTTCTGCTTTACGCGTCTGTGTTTGTCCTGACAAGCTTAAAGGAAGGTTCACAGGTTAATTTCAATAAAAGAGGTTTTTATTATGACTGTACAACTAGCTATAGTGCCATTAGCAAGTTATTATTCAAACTTTACCCAATACAAAAAAGGATGAGCAAGTGCAAGCTTACACTCAGTCATCCTTCAATTTAGAAGCAGTGGTCAATTTCTACAAGAGTGTGCGATTACCGCTAAAAACTAAGCAACCTTGGAGACACTGTTGTTTACATGAACATATTCATTCAGCTTCGCCATCACTTTCTCGACGCTTTCAGCTAACGTTTCTTGATTTGTACGGCATTCTACTTCAGGATTGAGCGGCGGTTCGTAAGGATCGTCAATTCCTGTGAAACTCTTGATCTCTCCAGCGCGTGCTTTTTTGTACAATCCCTTGACATCACGTTCTTCGCACACAGCTAACGGTGCATTGACAAAGATTTCCATAAAGTTGCCAATTTTCCCGCGAACTTCGTCACGAATTGCACGATAAGGAGAAATAGCAGAAACGATAACAATCACTCCATTGCGCGTCAGCAATTGAGCCACAAAACCAATGCGACGAATATTTTCATCGCGATCGGCTTTGCTAAAACCTAAACCTTTCGTTAGGTTCTCTCGAACAACATCACCATCAAGAACTTCAACTTTGTAACCTTGTTCGCGCAGTTTTTCTTCTACCGCTTTACTAATTGTCGTTTTCCCTGCACCACTCAACCCAGTAAACCACAAAGTCATTCCTTGGTGTTTCATCATTCTGCTACCTTTACCTTTACTGAAACTTAAGTCTTCCACACAATCAAGAATATCGGGGTAGAAACCTACTAAACGCGTTCTTTAGTTGTCCTCAACTTCTGAGGCTATTAGAGTCAGCGTTCTTGCAGCAACACAACTAACATGAAACTACGTTTTATTGCATTACTACCTCTCGACGTCGAGTGATTCGCATTGGCTGAATTGTAAACAAAATTTATCAGATTATAAACACAAATTAAAATTTTATTAACTGATAATAAAGAGCAGTTTTCATAAAAAAATAATATATTACTTGCTGGATTAATGAAAGCTATTAGCCTGTCAAGGTTTAAGCAAACAACTTAGCAGAATCTTTACAATTAGCTAGCTTTTATGAAGTTTGGGCTTTGGGCGATCGCCTCGCCATCACAACATCATACTTTTACTCTTTCCGTGACATTCTGACAAGAGTATGCTTCTTAAAAGAGTAATGATGTAGTTACACAGATAACAGAAAATCTACAACCTGAAGTTATTCCTGTAAAATTAAGAGTTTTACTTTGCCTGTTCGTACATCTGTCGATGTTTTTTCATTAGCTGCAAATATTTTTCATTCGTTTTTGCTAACGTCCATTTTTCTTTGAAGATTGCAGCGGACTCAGCTTTGACTGGATCGACTTCTAAGGGTAAAACTTCCTTTCTCGCTTGCTTCTCGGCTTCCTCAGAACCCGCCTTTTGCGGGTTGGCTTTATATTTTCTCCCACTTTTATGATTGGCATAACGACGCGATCGCGTGTAACCCATCTGCAAAAACTTACGCGCCATATCCGCGCCAACAAAATCATCTTGTTCAAGATAGTTGAGAAATAACTCATAAATCTTTTCACTCGACTCTTTGGCAATTTCAGGAGTTTTAAAGCGCCAGTATGGTAAAATCTCTGACTTATAAGGCTCTACCAACAGTACTCCTTGCTCGCCCTTACCTACACGATACAATTCAGGTGAAGAACGAAAATCAATATGTTTAAAATCTAAGGAATAATCAAATTCCATACTTTTTTGAACCTACATGAACAAGCTATTACAAATTTTTTTCTAACTTGGTGCCACAAATTTTACAATAATGAGCATCGGTATCGTGCAGTGATAATTGACAAGTAGGACAAACTGTTTGTACTTGGCGACTCGTTTTGATAAATTGTCTAATCAGATCGCCAACTTGCCAAGGAATTAACGCCACACCAGTTAATATCATTAATACTGTTAGAAGTCGTCCTAGTTGAGAAATTGGCGTTACATCACCAAAGCCAACTGTTGTCATCGTAACAACAGAAAAATAAAAAGCATCTAAGAAGGTGTTAAAAGTATCTGAATTAACTGGATGCTCGACTTGATAAATCAGCCCAGAATAAATAAAAATAATAGCAAATAACGTAAATAGTATTCTAGCAAAAATAATGCTATCTTCGCCGCTAATCCGCTCGAATAAAACTATTTTTTGAAGAAATCTTACTAACCTAAGAATCCGAAACCAGCGAAGAATCCGAATGAAGCTAATATCTACTAAACCTAGGAAAAAAGGTAGAATTGTTAAAAGGTCAATCAGTGAATATAAACTAAAAAAATATTTTGTTTTAGACTCAGCACACCACAAGCGTAGTGTATATTCTAAAGCAAAAATTCCAATAATAACACTGTCCAACTTGTCTAATACTAACCTTAATTCTGTAGGAATTGAGTAAGTTTCTACAACAAAAATAGCAGAAGATAGTAAGACTAAACCTGTAATTGCTAAATTAAGAAATCTCCCCAGTGGAGTTTCAATATCTTCTAAATAAAATCCAATAACTTTTTTAGCTAGCAATATCATAATCAAGTTGCTAGTTTCTTAAATTGTAGTTGTGAGATTTTTATCAGAATTGTCAATAATCAATGGTTAAGGAGTAATAACAGTTAAATATTAACAGCTTTGACAAGATATTCGCAAATTAAATACTACTATAAATTCTAGCAACTGTATTATATTATTTCAGTAATTTCATTAATTCACCTAGTACTAAAATGACTCCAGAAGAGTATATGAGAATTGCCCTAGAAGAAGCAAAACAAGGAGATGCGCCCTATGGTGCAGTCATAGTTAAAGATAACAAAGTAGTAGCGGCAGCACATAATACAGTTAAACGCGATCGCGATCCATCAGCCCATGCAGAAATGAACGTTATTCGTAAACTGACATCGCAAATCAAAAATCCATCTTTAGCAGGATGCACAATATACACGACTGGGGAACCTTGTCCAATGTGTGCCACAGTTTGTGTTTGGGCTGGTGTAGATGAAATCGTTTATGCAGTCTCTATTGAAGATTTAATGAGGATAAACCAAGCACAAATTGATATCTCTTGTGAGGAAATTATTGCTAAGAGTTTTAGAGATATTAAGGTGACTAAAGGATTATTGAAAGAAGAGTGTTTAGAGTTATTTCAGTAGTATCATGACTCAGTATGTGGACATCATTGTATATTACATTTGTTGAGATTGGGTAATGAGATATTTAGCACTTCTTCTGTTAGCATTTAGCAATTCTCCTATTAGTTAATCACTAATTGCTAATAGCTAAGCGCTACTTATTACCAGTTACCAAGAACAAACCTTGTCGTTACGTTAATTTTTACCCAGTTACTTGTCAGAAAGATGTCTTGACTGATGACCTAATTTATAAAAAGCTAGCTTTTGATATTAGGATCTAGATGGTGTAGAAATGAATTAGCAAAAATTGCGGCTTGCGTGCGATCGCGCAAAGATAATCGATTCAAAATACTCGTGACGTGGTTTTTAACGGTTCCTTCCGAGATATGCAGCGTCTGGGCAATTTCACGGTTGCTTTCTCCTGCTGCAATTAACCGTAACACCTCGCGTTCTCTGGGCGTGAGTTCGCCCCAACCTGCGGGCGTTATTGCTGAGGGTTCTGGAACTTTTGCAATAATTTTCTCGACTAAACCGGGTCCAAGTTGAGTATAACCTTTATAAACTGCCCGAATTGCTGCGGCTAACTCTTCTGAAGGTGTATCTTTGAGTAGATAGCCCATCGCACCATTGCGAAGTGCAGCGGCAACATATTCATCATTATCAAAAGTCGTTAAGACAAGTACCTTTGTTTCAGGAAAATGCTGTGTAATTTCACGGGTTGCAGCGACACCATCCATAACAGGCATTCGTACATCCATTAATACCACATCAGGTTGCAACGTTTGCAGTAACTGCATTGCAGCTTGCCCATTTTCTGCTTCGCCCACAACCTGTAAATCTGGCTCTAATTCTAGTAAAGCTTTTAAACCTTGACGAATCAAATGTTGATCGTCAACGAGTAACAGGCGAATCATGCAACTAACCTCGGCAAGGGAATTGTAGCAGTAATACAACAACCAGCGCCAGGCGTGCTACTCATTTGAAATTCTCCTTTTAAAGCGAGGATGCGATCGCGCATACTTTGCAGCCCAAATCCTGTAGTATTCTGGTTTAACGTAAATCCTTTACCATTGTCTTGAATTCTCAAGTGTAACGATTTTACGGTTGTCTGGATCTCAATTTTGACTTCATTTGCTGCTGCGTGTTTCCAAATATTCGTGAGTGACTCTTGGACAACACGGTACACGGCGGTTTGAACTTCAGCCGGAATCGGATGTTGCAGCGATATATGATAAGTTGGGGAAAATCCCCTAGAATGATGAAATTCAGTAACCAAAGCAGCGATCGCCGCCTCCAAAGATTGACCGTGCAGTGGATCAGACCGCATCGCTGATACAGATTGTCGCACTTCGCGTAACGCTTGCGATCCAAGATTTTTTGCTTGCGCCAAGAAAGTTTGTGCTTTTGCAGGGTTAGATTGCCACAATTTAAGCGCGGTTTCTAGCTGCAAGTTCAAAGCTGTTAAAGAATGTCCTAGCGAGTCATGGATATCACGCGCAATTCGGTTACGTTCTTGTAGTGTTGCTTGATCTTCAATCCGTAGCGCATATTGTCGCAGTTGTTCATTGGCGATCGCCAGTTTTTCTCTGATTTTTCTTTCTGCAAGCACAGCATTCATCAACAACAATACAAATACTAAGCTTAATCCAAACGAAAGCGCAAAACTCAACAACGTAAATCGCAAACGTTCTTGCAACACTGGCACATCAGGAACGTGTTGAAATCGATGAATTAATGTGAGGACAAATAAAACAAACGATAAACTAGTTACAACAATCCGTCCTGGTAATTGAAAGATTAGACAACTACGGATAACAAGAATAATATAAAGAAATGGAAAAAGCCTAATTCCTCTGCCACTCACAATTCCAGCAAACAGAATAAATAAAATTTCTAACGCAGTATAAAGTATTTTATGTATTGACTTTCCTGTCGGCATTCGCAAGCCCAGTAGCCCAAAGCCAACTAAACTAATCAGTGTTAAAGATGGTAAAGTATGAAAGCGACGAAAGTGTATCGATAAAGCTTCTGTAATCGCAACCGTGAATAAAAGTAGCCATTCTAATAACAGTAAAAACGGCAAAGGGTGTGTACTAATTTGAATTGGACGACTCATAATTATTATAGATGTACGAGTAATTTAGAGATAGAACAAAATCAAAGCAGCTATTAGAAGTTTGTGTAAAAGCTTCTTGACTTAATACTAATTACCTCAGTTTACATTTATTGTTCTTTTACCTAGTAGTGAATACATGACTTTAGTCATGGTTAAATTCGTGACTTTTTCCTCATGCTACTCAGGAAGACAAGTTTATAGGATGGTGACATCACACATAAGGAAGTTAACAATGATGTCGCGATCAAAAAAAGTCAAATTTATGTCGCTGTTGGCTGGTGCAGTAGCACTTTCTACCGTCTTCGCACCTTTAGCAATCAATGCACAACCTGCTGCACCTCAAGTAGGACAACGTGCTGGTAGAGGAATGGGCAAAATGGCAGGTATTGAACTTTCTGCGGAACAACAAGCCCAAATGGAACAAATCCGCAACGAAACACGCACTCAAATCGAAGCCGTTCTTACCCCCGAACAACGCCAACAGTGGCAAGCGGCAACTCAAAACGGGCAGCGCCGACGCGGTGCAATGGCTAGCTTAAATCTATCCGAAGCGCAAAGAACTCAAATTCGCCAGATTATGCAATCCTCAAAAGAGCGAGTCACAGCGGTTCTGACTCCCGAACAACGCCAGCAAATTGAGCAAAGAATGCAGCAGTGGCGTCAACAGCGTCAGCAACGCAATCAAACAAGCAATTAGCGACTAGCAATCAGCTTTTAGCTAAACCTTAAGATAAATCAGAGACCAAGAACTGTTGCTGCCGAGCATTTCTGATTTAACCTTGAAATCAATTAAAGGACAAAAGACCGCAAATTGCCTCTAAATGGTCTTGTAGTAGCTAATTGCTAACAGTCAACAGCCAATCGCTTTGACTAACAACCCCTCCGGTAGTATTTTTGAACTGGGGAGAATCAGTTAAGATAACAAGGCACAAGTGATCTGTCATAGTATAGGGAAACTTCGGTGTAAATCCGAGGCTGTGCCGCAGCTGTAAAAGAAGTTATGAGTCAATTATCCAACTCAAAACTTTCTCAAGCCAGAATGCCTAACTGTGACTTGCTCACACTATTTCCTGCGTTGCACAGGAACGGAGCACTTAGTTAAGGATGCCTACGATTAACACACTTAATTCCACTCTGCAAGAAACCCCAGTTAGTACAATTCATCTACCCCCCTTACCGTTACGTCGCCCGTTACTGATGATTGGTCACGGTACCAGAGATGCAGCAGGGCGACAAAGCGTTTTAGACTTTGCGGCTGCCTATCAAGCCTTAGATACTTCTAGACCTGTTGTACCTTGTTTTTTAGAACTGACAGGTCCGACGATTCAAGAAGGCGTCGATCAGTGTGTTGCTCAAGGATATACTGAACTTTCCGCCTTACCAATTTTGTTATTTGCGGCGCGGCATAATAAATTTGACGTTACTAACGAACTCGACCGCGCGCGTCAACGCCATCCTCAAGTGAAATTTCACTACGGGCGGCATTTTGGTATTACACCAGGAATAATCGATTTATGGCGATCGCGTCTTGCTGAAGTTGACGCTCCGCAGTATAGTCGCGCTGATACAGTTTTGTTATTTGTCGGTCGCGGTTCGAGCGATCCTGATGCTAACGGCGATGTTTACAAACTAGCGCGAATTCTTTGGGAAGGTAGCGGCTATCAAACCGTAGAAACCTGCTTTATTGGGATTACCCATCCTCGCCTTGAAGAAGGTTTCCGCCGCGCGCGACTTTACCAGCCCAAGCGGATTATTGTACTTCCTTACTTTCTCTTCACTGGAATACTCGTCAACAAGATCTTTGATATCGCTGCGCAGCAACAAGCGCAATATCCAGAGATGGCTATTACCTGTCTTCCAGAAATGGGACTACATCCGCAGTTATTTTCGATTTTGCGCGATCGCGAAATTGAAACTCAACTCGGCAACGTGCAGATGAACTGTGAAATGTGCAAGTTTCGCCTAGCAGCCCTAAATAGCCACGATCATCACCATCACCATCACGATCATCACAGTCACGACCACTCACATCCAGTAATAGATCCTTACGCTGAACCTGAACAATATCACCAAAAAATTTGGCAAGTTCCTTAAGAGAGATCAGTAATTGGCTATCAGCAGCAAAAATAAATATATTCTGTCATGCTGATAGCTGAAGCCCAGTTATGTCTAAAGAATTTGTCGTTGGTGAAACAGTACGCGTCGTAGCACTACCACCCTACTTAAAGACAGCTGATCCTATGCCAATGTTACGCCCACCAGACGTGGTTCAAATTGGTGAGGAAGGCATTGTCATGGATCGCCGTCCTGGCGGATATTGGAGCGTTCGCTTTACGCGAGGCACTTTTTTGATCGACAGTCAATATATCGAAGCAGCTAGCAGTTCAGATGAGCCACCATCGACTAGCCATTTAGAGCAAGCAACAATAAATCAAGTTGACACGCAACTACAAAGCGATGAAGATGGCATCTCCTGATGTAAACTTATGTTAAGTTGAGCTTTTCATTTGTACCATGCTGTCTCGTCGCCGTCTGCTTCGCACAATTGCCTGCTGGTGTATTGCGTTATCTACTTTGTTTTTTGCCTCACCAAGCTTCGCAATCGGAGGTAAACTTCCTTTACTTGACCAACCCGCACCAGAATTTACTTTACCAACCAACACGGGAGATGGCGAGATTGCACTTGCTGATTTGCGCGGTAAGTGGGTGGTATTGTACTTTTACCCCAAAGACTTTACAGCAGGTTGTACTTTAGAAGCGCGACGTTTTCAGCAAGATTTACCAAAATACACGGCACAAAATGTCCAAATTATTGGTGTCAGCGCTGATTCTGTAGATTCCCATGCCGAGTTTTGCGACTCAGAAGGTCTAAAATTTCCTCTACTCGCAGATACGACAGGCGAAGTCAGTAAAGCCTATGGTTCTTGGTTGGGTAATCTCTCGGTACGACATAGTTTCATCATTGACCCAAATGGTATTCTCCGCGCCACCTTCGTCAAGGTCAATCCCGCAATTCACAGTACAGAAGTGTTATCTCGTCTGACTGAATTACAAGCAACGGTGTCTTAAGGAATAAATGCCTACGACACGCAAACGCGAACAAAACTCTTTCACTAGCTACTAACCACTAACTACTCACTACTAGATACAATGTCTCTAAATTGCTTCTTGGAGACTGTCTATGGATTGGGAATCAGACACGCGTGTCAAAAAAAAGGCGCGTACTCAAGCTATCCAACAGTACAAGCCCCTCGTAACATTGCGCGATACAGAAGCACTACTACGTCGCAATACTGTAGCACTGCTCATGCCTATTGTGCCGTTGTCGGTAGAATATCGTTTGCAACGAGCATCAAAACTCGCAGAAGAATCACTAGCTGAGTTAGCAGAAATTGATCTTGACGCGATTAGTGAAACCGAATTGCAACCAGCCCGCATTCTAATTGGCTTGAGTTTTGTCGGGTTTGGCGCGCTATCTACTGCCTTGTTGCTACTTTACCTATCTACTTTGCATCCTGAACTTGACTCGATCGCACAAATACGGCGCTATTGGCATCAATACATCTGGTTTGTCTGTCTCGGTGTAGCAGGATTATTTGTACTCGGTAGAGAAGCAATGCGATCGCCTCACCTTGATGTGTCTTCACCGCAAAAGATTGGTTGGGATGATGAATCAAGTTGGCAGTAACGTTAAGTAAAAAAAACGCCCTGCCACTGTGTCATGGCAAGGCAGTTAGTGGTGTGAGGAGCAGACTTTATGTCTACTTATAGATAAGCATAATAAATGCATATGGCAGGTTGGTGGCAGTAAGATTGCAATACTGTGACAAAAGAATTCCGAGAGATTAAAAACCGCGATCGCTGTCAGCTGCAAAATGGTTAGTCGGTAACTGAATAAGTTTGACGCACCACGAGCGATCTCGCAGTGCAGACATTAATTTAAGCTTCAACATCGGATGCTAGAAGTTTTGACACCTCTGCATGGGCTAGTACGGCAGCTGGTTCTTGCTGTAGCGCATGATAATACTTGCGCTCGAAAGCGTTACCTAGTTCTGATGGCATCAGCAATTCGCGGACATCACGCATCAATTCTTGGAGATCGTCATGCAATATTGGTTCATCTGCTGAAAGCATTTCATCAATATGCACAATTAGCTCAGAAATGCGATGTAGCCACGCAAATTGTTCATGCTCAATGACAAGTTGCAGTAACTCTCCACTCGATACGCGTCCGCGTCTTTGTTCATAATTAATGCGTTCTGCTTGTAGCAAACAAGCGTGGAGGTGCAGTAGTTTATTGCGTAAACTGCGTAGATACTGATGTTGCCGTATTCTGCGGAAAAGTTGATTAGAAGTCAATGGAATCCATCCTCCTGTTACGATAGTCTTCGATAGCTGAAATTAGGTTTACTGGAAAATTCTTATTACAAATGCACAATAGCGGCTGACTTGTTGGTTATTTGGTGTCCTGATATATTTGCCATTTCGTGCTACAGATAAATAGCCTATCTCCCACGCGCTTTTCGCCTATTCTAAATAAGCCTGCGCTTTTTGGTACATCAGTGAAGTATCTTATGCCACTGTTACAAGCTATCTAATCTTGGCAATG
This window contains:
- the cysC gene encoding adenylyl-sulfate kinase; amino-acid sequence: MKHQGMTLWFTGLSGAGKTTISKAVEEKLREQGYKVEVLDGDVVRENLTKGLGFSKADRDENIRRIGFVAQLLTRNGVIVIVSAISPYRAIRDEVRGKIGNFMEIFVNAPLAVCEERDVKGLYKKARAGEIKSFTGIDDPYEPPLNPEVECRTNQETLAESVEKVMAKLNEYVHVNNSVSKVA
- a CDS encoding sirohydrochlorin chelatase; its protein translation is MPTINTLNSTLQETPVSTIHLPPLPLRRPLLMIGHGTRDAAGRQSVLDFAAAYQALDTSRPVVPCFLELTGPTIQEGVDQCVAQGYTELSALPILLFAARHNKFDVTNELDRARQRHPQVKFHYGRHFGITPGIIDLWRSRLAEVDAPQYSRADTVLLFVGRGSSDPDANGDVYKLARILWEGSGYQTVETCFIGITHPRLEEGFRRARLYQPKRIIVLPYFLFTGILVNKIFDIAAQQQAQYPEMAITCLPEMGLHPQLFSILRDREIETQLGNVQMNCEMCKFRLAALNSHDHHHHHHDHHSHDHSHPVIDPYAEPEQYHQKIWQVP
- a CDS encoding sensor histidine kinase, which gives rise to MSRPIQISTHPLPFLLLLEWLLLFTVAITEALSIHFRRFHTLPSLTLISLVGFGLLGLRMPTGKSIHKILYTALEILFILFAGIVSGRGIRLFPFLYIILVIRSCLIFQLPGRIVVTSLSFVLFVLTLIHRFQHVPDVPVLQERLRFTLLSFALSFGLSLVFVLLLMNAVLAERKIREKLAIANEQLRQYALRIEDQATLQERNRIARDIHDSLGHSLTALNLQLETALKLWQSNPAKAQTFLAQAKNLGSQALREVRQSVSAMRSDPLHGQSLEAAIAALVTEFHHSRGFSPTYHISLQHPIPAEVQTAVYRVVQESLTNIWKHAAANEVKIEIQTTVKSLHLRIQDNGKGFTLNQNTTGFGLQSMRDRILALKGEFQMSSTPGAGCCITATIPLPRLVA
- a CDS encoding nucleoside deaminase, whose product is MRIALEEAKQGDAPYGAVIVKDNKVVAAAHNTVKRDRDPSAHAEMNVIRKLTSQIKNPSLAGCTIYTTGEPCPMCATVCVWAGVDEIVYAVSIEDLMRINQAQIDISCEEIIAKSFRDIKVTKGLLKEECLELFQ
- a CDS encoding Spy/CpxP family protein refolding chaperone, translated to MMSRSKKVKFMSLLAGAVALSTVFAPLAINAQPAAPQVGQRAGRGMGKMAGIELSAEQQAQMEQIRNETRTQIEAVLTPEQRQQWQAATQNGQRRRGAMASLNLSEAQRTQIRQIMQSSKERVTAVLTPEQRQQIEQRMQQWRQQRQQRNQTSN
- a CDS encoding DUF4385 domain-containing protein → MEFDYSLDFKHIDFRSSPELYRVGKGEQGVLLVEPYKSEILPYWRFKTPEIAKESSEKIYELFLNYLEQDDFVGADMARKFLQMGYTRSRRYANHKSGRKYKANPQKAGSEEAEKQARKEVLPLEVDPVKAESAAIFKEKWTLAKTNEKYLQLMKKHRQMYEQAK
- a CDS encoding ion transporter; translation: MILLAKKVIGFYLEDIETPLGRFLNLAITGLVLLSSAIFVVETYSIPTELRLVLDKLDSVIIGIFALEYTLRLWCAESKTKYFFSLYSLIDLLTILPFFLGLVDISFIRILRWFRILRLVRFLQKIVLFERISGEDSIIFARILFTLFAIIFIYSGLIYQVEHPVNSDTFNTFLDAFYFSVVTMTTVGFGDVTPISQLGRLLTVLMILTGVALIPWQVGDLIRQFIKTSRQVQTVCPTCQLSLHDTDAHYCKICGTKLEKNL
- a CDS encoding peroxiredoxin, whose translation is MSRRRLLRTIACWCIALSTLFFASPSFAIGGKLPLLDQPAPEFTLPTNTGDGEIALADLRGKWVVLYFYPKDFTAGCTLEARRFQQDLPKYTAQNVQIIGVSADSVDSHAEFCDSEGLKFPLLADTTGEVSKAYGSWLGNLSVRHSFIIDPNGILRATFVKVNPAIHSTEVLSRLTELQATVS
- the fni gene encoding type 2 isopentenyl-diphosphate Delta-isomerase gives rise to the protein MNLPLSLSGQTQTRKAEHLRICLDEDVQFAQTTNGLERYRFIHCCLPEINRDEINLRTQFLGKSLSYPLLISSMTGGTEFAGTINRRLAEVAQHYNMAMGVGSQRVALEKPQVAATFAVRSHAPDILLFANLGAVQLNYKYGLDECRRVVDLLQADALILHLNPLQECIQARGDTNFRGLLDKIEKLCSKISVPVIAKEVGNGISAAMATRLIDAGMSAIDVAGAGGTSWAKVESERAENSLQRRLGMTFADWGLPTAECITSIREVAPEIPLIASGGLRHGLDVAKAIALGADIAGLALPFLQAAAESEAALYELVEVLIAEITTVLFCTGTANIEDFKRSQVLQRVK
- a CDS encoding response regulator transcription factor; the encoded protein is MIRLLLVDDQHLIRQGLKALLELEPDLQVVGEAENGQAAMQLLQTLQPDVVLMDVRMPVMDGVAATREITQHFPETKVLVLTTFDNDEYVAAALRNGAMGYLLKDTPSEELAAAIRAVYKGYTQLGPGLVEKIIAKVPEPSAITPAGWGELTPREREVLRLIAAGESNREIAQTLHISEGTVKNHVTSILNRLSLRDRTQAAIFANSFLHHLDPNIKS